The stretch of DNA CTATTGTGCGCAGCATATTTTGGGCTCCGGATTGCGCGCGCTTCACAATTTGCACCGTGTGCTTTTTGTGCACGCGTTTTTGGGCGTCTGCAAAAGCGATATTGGTCCCGGCGCACTAAAAGTGCTAAAGTGGCGCACTATAACTTTTATTGGGCGCCAAATTTTTGTGCggcggttggagatgctcttaaacaCTATCATACTAAATTATGCGACAGAAACACAACCTTAAGAGAACAGTTAAACACATAATCAATCTTCCCAACCTCACATTTTGTCCAACTAAAATATTAGATGTCCAATACTAGCAAGATTTGGCCAAGGCTATAGTAACAACGGGTTGCATTTAATATTTGATGAGTTGTTCGAAGGTGGCTATTGGAGACAATGGGGTCTTCTCCTCTGCCACTGGTCAAGTCAGGACAACTGTTGATATTTATACGGAAGGGATATACACGATTGTTGAATCATAAAATACATCCTAACTAATATAGTGGTTAGGATCCCGATGCAAATGAGTAGAGGAAATTTTTGTGGGAAGCTTCGTCGAGTGCTCCTATGCAATTTCGTAGTAGGCATATGTTTATTTGGTTGAACCGATTAATTTGCTTCTGATTGGAGTTGCCATGTTATAATGGATGCATGCAGGTCCACCGGAACTCGTACGCGCTGGTGGTGAGCATGGAGAACATCACGCTGAATTGGTACTGGGGCAACGACCGCTCCATGCTCATGTCCAACTGCCTCTTCCGCATGGGCGGCGCGGCGATCCTCCTCAGTAACCGCGCCACCGACAAGCGCCGCTCTAAGTACCAGCTCATGCACACCGTGCGGACGCACCACGGTGCCGACGACCGCGCCTACCGCTGCGTGTTCCAGGAGGAGGACAAGGCTGGCCGGGTCGGTGTCGCGCTCTCCAAGGACCTCATGGCCGTCGCCGGTGAGGCCCTCAAGACCAACATCACCACGCTCGGCCCCCTTGTTCTCCCCATGTCGGAGCAGATCCTTTTCCTCTCCTCTCTCATCGGCAAGAAGATCTTTGGCCTCAAGATGAAGCCCTACATTCCGGACTTCAAGATGGCGTTCGAGCACTTTTGCATCCATGCCGGCGGCAGGGCGGTGTTGGACACCATCGAGAAGAGCCTGGAGCTCAGTGAATGGCACATGGAGCCTTCAAGGATGACGTTGAACCGGTGGGGGAACACGTCCAGCAGCTCGCTCTGGTATGAGCTTGCGTACACGGAGGCCCAGGGACGCGTTCGGTGCGGGCACCGTGCGTGGCAGATCGCCTTCGGGTCTGGGTTCAAGTGTAACAGTGCGGTGTGGCGCGCGCTCAAGGACATTCACCCGTCAAAGGAAGCCGGCAGCAACCCGTGGATTGAGGAGATCCACCGGTTCCCGGTCGAGGTGCCCAAGGTGGAGAGCGTCGTTTCATCgccatgctagactcgtcaaggtcGAGTACCCATGGTTTTCTAGAAGGAATCTTTCTTTCCAAGTTGAAAGGTATCTGCTGAATTATTTGTATCATTGTGATGTAGCATCAAGTTAATTGATGGTTTGAgctcacccgcaaaaaaaattaaaaacaattGATGGTTTGAGCTAGCTGAATTGATATGGAACTTCAATTGGTGTATTTTTGTGGGTTTGGCTGGGTGCCTCAGTTTGTTAGATTATATAAGGGAGTGACTACGTGCAAGGTGACTGTTTTAAATTTTTGGGTCAGTTGACTGACCATAATTTTTGCTCAGTCGATTTGCAAGCAGCGGGCCGCAGCAGCCCCCGTAACGTGCACAAGTGCATGTGTGTGTTCTCGTTAATTACCATCAAACTGGAGCATGGGCTGCCCCCGTCAAGTGCTACCGCAAAGTCAGAATTTTCTCTCTCTTGTACGTTGGTACAGACTGCTCTACTATAGTGTTCAAAGCGTTTATAGGTGACCGCAGAATAGCACTCTCACACATATTTGCATGCAACGGCTAGTGATTATATGTGCAATCTCTCATACATGTATATTTATTTTTATATGCATGCATacaatacatacacatatacacatatacacatgtatatatcATTTTGAAGNNNNNNNNNNNNNNNNNNNNNNNNNNNNNNNNNNNNNNNNNNNNNNNNNNNNNNNNNNNNNNNNNNNNNNNNNNNNNNNNNNNNNNNNNNNNNNNNNNNNNNNNNNNNNNNNNNNNNNNNNNNNNNNNNNNNNNNNNNNNNNNNNNNNNNNNNNNNNNNNNNNNNNNNNNNNNNNNNNNNNNNNNNNNNNNNNNNNNNNNNNNNNNNNNNNNNNNNNNNNNNNNNNNNNNNNNNNNNNNNNNNNNNNNNNNNNNNNNNNNNNNNNNNNNNNNNNNNNNNNNNNNNNNNNNNNNNNNNNNNNNNNNNNNNNNNNNNNNNNNNNNNNNNNNNNCCATATTTGATATTTAACTCATTTATGTCTACTAATCATCACACTAGACAACTTAATATTAGATTTTTTTTCGATAAATTACACAGGCCATACTGAATGTTCTTATAGAAGCCACACAAGTTTGGACCCGAATTGAGGATTGCACAAACA from Triticum dicoccoides isolate Atlit2015 ecotype Zavitan chromosome 6A, WEW_v2.0, whole genome shotgun sequence encodes:
- the LOC119314579 gene encoding 3-ketoacyl-CoA synthase 20-like — translated: MSAAAQETTAGGGDGKRQGYLKLGYHMVVSNAVYVLLAPFAAALALRASRLTPSDLAAARAHLLANLQLAVSLVCVATALATAYLARRPRAVYLLDFACYKPGPDHVVTRETFMRQSSKAGAFTDDNLAFQRKILERSGLGQGTYFPAAVLNSPPNPCMAEARREAEAVMFGAIDSLLAKTGVPARDIGVVVVNCSLFNPTPSLSAMVVNHYKLRGNVASYNLGGMGCSAGLISIDLAKQLLQVHRNSYALVVSMENITLNWYWGNDRSMLMSNCLFRMGGAAILLSNRATDKRRSKYQLMHTVRTHHGADDRAYRCVFQEEDKAGRVGVALSKDLMAVAGEALKTNITTLGPLVLPMSEQILFLSSLIGKKIFGLKMKPYIPDFKMAFEHFCIHAGGRAVLDTIEKSLELSEWHMEPSRMTLNRWGNTSSSSLWYELAYTEAQGRVRCGHRAWQIAFGSGFKCNSAVWRALKDIHPSKEAGSNPWIEEIHRFPVEVPKVESVVSSPC